A genomic region of Colletotrichum destructivum chromosome 1, complete sequence contains the following coding sequences:
- a CDS encoding Putative acyl-CoA N-acyltransferase, with amino-acid sequence MATTHTTVPAGLTALLETHLPNSLPVLRRLQFTRFKGGIRPTARIIFASDSPLAAIPDEEAGSPDKKNNFTVAYLDFGSNNETQLFIYSTLEDGTVATDEEREAGERHIMAALDAVRQVSDEQPDNRAYPGACLVGTLATVTRDVMIRRGARVKPRAVHEYEKWLFRVEEIPEFDAVLPEGAMWASATERDCEIVISRTTVPRQVKTLMSFQSLVLKLADGTPIAWSFLGTDGSLSSLHCEPEYRQRGYAKALAARLLKRGTGDYGSDGWVCADVAPTNLGSRGMCKSLNGRHAWNCSWNIIVLDDEGVKG; translated from the exons ATGGCGACGACACACACAACCGTGCCGGCCGGGCTCACGGCCCTCCTAGAGACACACCTCCCCAACTCTCTCcccgtcctccgccgcctgcAATTCACCCGCTTCAAGGGCGGCATCCGCCCAACCGCCCGCATAATCTTCGCCTCCGACTCGCCCCTGGCAGCAATtcccgacgaggaggccggctCACCtgacaagaagaacaactTCACGGTAGCGTACCTGGACTtcggcagcaacaacgaGACCCAGCTCTTCATCTACTCCACCCTCGAagacggcaccgtcgcgaccgacgaggagagggaggctgGCGAGCGGCACATCATGGCGGCCCTAGACGCCGTGAGGCAGGTGAGCGACGAGCAGCCGGACAACCGAGCGTACCCCGGCGCCTGCCTCGTCGGGACGCTCGCCACCGTCACAAGGGACGTGATGATCAGGCGCGGCGCGCGGGTGAAGCCGCGAGCGGTCCACGAGTACGAGAAGTGGCTGTTTCGGGTCGAGGAGATCCCCGAGTTCGACGCGGTGCTGCCCGAGGGCGCGATGTGGGCGTCGGCCACGGAGCGGGACTGCGAGATTGTGatctcgaggacgacggtTCCTCGGCAGGT CAAGACGCTCATGTCGTTCCAGAGCCTGGTGCTCAAGCTGGCGGATGGGACACCCATCGCGTGGTCATTCTTGG GCACCGACGGCTCCTTGAGCAGCCTCCACTGCGAA CCGGAATACCGCCAGAGAGGCTACGCAAAGGCGCTCGCCGCAAGGCTGCTCAAGAGGGGTACCGGCGACTACGGCTCCGATGGGTGGGTTTGTGCCGATGTCGCCCCGACGAATCTGGGCAGTCGGGGCATGTGCAAGAGTCTGAACGGCAGGCATGCGTGGAACTGTTCATG GAACATCATTgtgctggacgacgagggagTCAAGGGCTAG
- a CDS encoding Putative carbonic anhydrase, whose product MFKARPVPRSFALFPPSLSPSLVSPARLALPRPIIPPRDTRHRQLLHHRHHLQQQTSSFSHISHRRASDKPNPKMADQDIEHYLKQTHDRVFENNRRWAEEKKKQDPNFFVSLSEGQSPEYLWIGCSDSRIPAEQITGLEPGEAFIHRNIANMVNNIDLNVMSVINYAVRHLQVKHIVVCGHYGCGGVKAAMTPKDLGLLNPWLRNIRDVYRLHEAELDAIADEDARYDRLVELNVVEQCRNVIKTAAIQQSYAKNKFPIVHGWVFGFNDGLLKDLKIDHKSMLHDIQKLYHLPGADF is encoded by the coding sequence ATGTTTAAAGCTCGCCCTGTCCCGCGCTccttcgccctcttccccccctctctctccccctccctcgtctcCCCTGCGCGACTCGCCCTTCCCAGACCCATCATCCCGCCCAGAGACACTCGGCATCGTCAGCTTcttcaccaccgccaccacctgcagcagcagacaTCCAGCTTCTCCCATATCTCCCACAGACGCGCTTCTGACAAACCCAATCCCAAGATGGCGGACCAGGACATTGAGCATTACCTCAAGCAGACGCACGACCGCGTCTTCGAGAACAACCGGCGctgggccgaggagaagaagaagcaggacCCCAACTTCTTCGTCAGCCTGTCGGAGGGCCAGTCGCCCGAGTACCTCTGGATCGGCTGCAGCGACTCGCGCATCCCCGCGGAGCAGATCACGggcctcgagcccggcgaGGCCTTCATCCACCGCAACATCGCCAACATGGTCAATAACATCGACCTCAACGTCATGAGCGTCATTAACTATGCCGTCCGCCACCTGCAGGTCAAGCACATCGTCGTCTGCGGCCACTacggctgcggcggcgtcaaggccgccatgACCCCCAAggacctcggcctgctgAACCCGTGGCTGCGCAACATCCGCGACGTCTACCGCCTgcacgaggccgagctcgacgccatcgccgacgaggacgcccgatacgaccgcctcgtcgagctcaacgtcgtcgagcagTGCCGCAACGTCATCAAGACGGCCGCCATCCAGCAGTCGTACGCCAAGAACAAGTTCCCCATTGTCCACGGCTGGGTCTTTGGCTTCAACGACGGTCTTCTCAAGGACCTGAAGATCGACCACAAGTCCATGCTGCACGACATCCAGAAGCTCTACCACCTCCCGGGCGCCGACTTCTga
- a CDS encoding Putative Pma1 stabilization in the golgi family protein, whose product MVLGRFSKGVALLATTALALSQTANAAILPRQSNEALRPWVTVAADGAAKTITPTINDGKTTSAFTGSTTLPTADAQGAGTFLLCNQAAGSGGLSQPFCSPKGNSELEGGKTYWVTWDAALFPSPNTMVQVQGDYGVTKTIEAGHGFTSQMMPASQGHFAWAAVGYNMAPNESLDVQLVLAVPATNGTITGRHVGPKVRIVNRSRGPPRRRGPNVFGIVLPIVFGVLSLGGIGWFVWWYGRRKGMFHSRGRGYGVGKSRVQRTADVKIGLGDSAFSSPDRGVEMMPPPARPPPPSEGNVFRNELSRQERNERAQTML is encoded by the exons ATGGTACTCGGCAGGTTTTCAAAGggcgtcgccctcctcgccacgacggcgctggcctTGTCACAaaccgccaacgccgccatcctcccCCGGCAGAGTAACGAGGCACTTCGGCCCTGGGTGACGGTGGCGGCCGACGGTGCTGCCAAGACCATCACTCCCACCATCAACGACGGCAAGACGACGTCCGCCTTCACGGGCAGCACGACGCTACCCACGGCGGACGCCCAGGGTGCCGGCACCTTCCTGCTATGCAACCAGGCCGCCGGCTCGGGCGGCCTGAGCCAGCCCTTCTGCTCTCCCAAGGGGAACagcgagctcgagggcggGAAGACGTACTGGG TCACCTGGgacgccgccctcttcccctccccgaACACGAtggtccaggtccagggcGACTACGGCGTGACCAAGaccatcgaggccggccacgGCTTCACCTCGCAGATGATGCCTGCCTCGCAGGGCCACTTcgcctgggccgccgtcgggtACAACATGGCGCCCAACGAGTCGCTCGACGTGCAGCTCGTGCTCGCCGTGCCCGCGACCAACGGCACCATCACAGGCCGTCACGTCGGGCCCAAGGTGCGCATCGTCAACCGGTCTCGggggccgccgaggcgccgCGGGCCCAacgtcttcggcatcgtgctgcccatcgtcttcggcgtgctgtcgctcggcggcatcggctgGTTCGTATGGTGGTACGGCCGCAGGAAGGGCATGTTCCACTCGCGCGGCCGCGGGTACGGCGTCGGCAAGAGCCGCGTGCAGCGGACGGCGGACGTCAAGATCGGACTGGGCGACAGcgccttctcgtcgcccgatcgcggcgtcgagatgatgccgccgcccgcgaggcctccgccgccgtccgagGGCAACGTGTTCCGTAACGAGCTGAGTCGGCAGGAGAGGAACGAGAGGGCGCAGACGATGCTGTGA
- a CDS encoding Putative small ribosomal subunit protein eS7, with amino-acid sequence MSGPALNKIAANSPSRASPSELEQNIAQALYDLESNTADLKVALRPLQIVSAREIEVGHGKKAIAIFVPVPSLQGFHRVQQRLTRELEKKFSDRHVLILASRRILPRPKRSARSRNTQKQKRPRSRTLTAVHDAILTDLVYPVEIVGKRLRTKEDGSKLLKVILDEKERGGVDYRLDTYTEVYRKLTGRGVTFEFPQSGATEY; translated from the exons ATGTCCGGCCCCGCGTTGAACAAGATCGCTGCCAACAGCCCCTCGCGGGCCAGCCCCTCTGAGCTCGAGCAGAACATCGCCCAGGCTCTGTACGACCTCGAGAGCAACACCGCCGACCTCAAGGTCGCCCTCCGCCCTCTGCAGATCGTCTCTGCCCGCGAG ATCGAGGTTGGCCACGGCAAGAAGGCTATTGCCATCTTTGTCCCCGTCCCTTCCCTGCAGGGCTTCCACCGCGTCCAGCAGCG CCTCACCCGtgagctcgagaagaagtTCTCCGACCGCCACGTCCTGATCCTCGCCTCGCGCCGCATCCTGCCCCGCCCCAAGCGCTCTGCCCGCTCCCGCAACACCCAGAAGCAGAAGCGCCCCCGCTCCCGCACCCTCACCGCCGTCCACGACGCCATCCTCACTGACCTCGTCTACCCCGTCGAGATCGTCGGCAAGCGCCTCCGCACCAAGGAGGACGGCTCCAAGCTCCTCAAGGTCATCCTTGACGAGAAGGAacgcggcggcgtcgactaCCGCCTCGACACCTACACCGAGGTCTACCGCAAGCTCaccggccgcggcgtcacCTTCGAGTTCCCCCAGTCCGGCGCCACCGAGTACTAG